A stretch of DNA from Catenulispora acidiphila DSM 44928:
CGCGCGCCACGCCGAACCGTTCCACAAGCACCATTCGCCGCACAACAAGCACGACAAGCTCGAAAAGCGCCACCGGCGACACCGGCGCGACAAGCACTACCCGCCCACGCGCCACGCCGCACCGCTCCACAAGCACCACCCGCCGCACAGCGCACCAAGGCCCGGAACCGCAGTGGCACACGGTTCCGGGCCCTCGCATGAGCTGCCTCAGCCCTCGATCAGCGATCGATCAGCTGGTGCACACTCCGCCGTCGGTCCACACTCCCTGCGAGTTGCTGCCGGGGGTGTCGCCCTGCGTCCACCACTTGGCGGTCCACTTGTGCGCCGGCGATCCGTACTGGACCACCGCCCCACCGCTGTAGGCGTTCGTGGAGCTCCACGCCGGCAGACTGCAGCTGCCCGGAGGCGGCGGGGGCGGAGTGCTGGTGCCGCCGCTGCAGGCGCCGTTGTCCGTCCACACCCCCTGCGAGTTGTTGCCGGGGACGTCGCCCTGGGTCCACCACTTCGCGGTCCAGGTGTGGCCGTTGTAGGAGACCACCGCGCCGCCGTTGTAGGCGGTCGAGGCGCTCCACTGCGCGGCACCGCAGACCCCGCCCGGCGCCGAGGACGACGAGGACGAGCTCGGCGAGGTCGGCGTGGTCGACGGCGGCGTGGTCGGCGTCGTCGAGGTGGTCGGCGGCGTGCTCGGCGACGTGGAGGAGGTCGACGGGGGCGGTCCGGTCGGGCAGGACGCCGCCGAGCCGTTCACGTCGTTCACCGCGTCGTTGAACAGCGTCGCCGCGCCGTCCAGGTCGTACATCGAGAACATCATCACGCCGCCGAGGCCGTTGCAGTGCAGGTAGTCGGCCTTGGCCTGGATCGACTGCGGGTCCTCGCCGGACCAGAAGTTGGTCCCGTCGTAGAAGTACGCAGCCTCGGCCACCGGGTCCCAGAAGGTGTCAGCGGGGTTGTTCACGATCCCGGTGAGTTCCTTGTACATCTGGATGCCCGGAACGCTCCCGGAGTCCGCGGCTCCCGCCGCCGGCGCGGAGGCCGGCTGGAACAAGCCGTGGGACGATCCGGCACTCACCCCCGTCCATCCCCGGTAGTAGAACGGGATGCCGACCGTGAGCTTGCTGGCCGGGAACCCGCCTGGGATGCCGTAGGCGGGATCGCCGACGGTGTACGCCTTAACCGCCTCATCGAGGTTGTACTTGGCGTTGCCCGGCGGGATCGGGGACATCGGGTCGTTCGGGTCGCTGTAGATCGGCGACTGGTGATTCGTCGGCCCGGTGGCGTCCCAGCCGCCGTGCATGTCGTACGTCATCGCGTCGCCGAACGTCAGGATGTTGCCGACGTTCTGCGTCTCGATGCCGGCGGCGATCTTCTCCTGCCCGGAGGGCAGGGCGGCCGACAGCGCGTAGGACTTTCCGTCAGCTGACCCCTGAGCGTTCAGCTCGGTCCGGAATTCCTGCAGCAGTGCCGTGTAGTTCGCCTTGTCGGCGGCCGACTCGTGGTTGCCGAGGTGCCCGGCGGTGGATGCCGGATACTCCCAGTCGATGTCGAAGCCGTCGAAGATGCCGGCCGCGGTGCCCGGGCCGCCGTAGCCGCCGGACGCCGGGATGTTGCCCTTGATGAACATGTTGATACAGCTGGAGACGAACTTCTGCCGCGAGGCCGAAGTGGCGGCCACGTCGGAGAAGTACTTGGAGTACGTCCAGCCGCCGAGCGACAGCAGAACCTTGAGATTCGGGTTCTTCTTCTTCAGCTCCTGAAGCTGGTGGAAGTTGCCGGCGATGGGCTGGTTGTAGACGTCCGAGGTCCCGTCGACGCTGATCGAGGAGTCGAAGGACTTCTGGTAGTCGGCGAACTGGTCCTCGGCGCCGTCACCGGCGTTCGGGTCGTTCTCGCCGGCCGGGTCGGGGTCGGTGGCCTTGGTGGTCTCGAAACAGGTGAGGTTGGCCGGGTCGATGTTCTCGAAGTCGTAGATCAGGTAGTTGAGCTTGCTCGCTCCGGTCTGGTCCACGTTCTTGAGGTAGTACGCGTTCTGATAGATGGACCACTGGTCGTAGTAGGCCACCTTCAGACCGCCGGAGGTCGCAGCGGCCCCCGTGGTGTTGGTGTTCTGCGCCGCGGCATGCGGGGCGGTGCCGGCGCCGATGGCGGCGGAGGCACCCGCGACGATGACCGCGGAGGCGAGAACCGCGGTCAATGCCGATCTGTGTTTGTTGCTTACAGAGCTTCGTTTGTTGCTTACAGAGCTTCGTGACGCTCTCATTCGTTACGCACGCTCCTGTGGCGGGAGGGAAACCGTTCGGAAAGAAACTGCACGTGGAGCTGATCGCATGGAGCTGATCGCACCGAGCTGATCCGGTGAGCGGCGCCGCAATAAACGGATCGGGTCGTAGGGAAGAAGTACCGCCGTCCTCCAGGACTGTCAAGGGTGAGGTCTAGACCAAGGTCTAGACCTACTGGCATAGACCATGGTCATCCCGTTGCAGGTCAGCGAATAGCAAAGAAGGCGTTGCGAGGACTTGACCGCGGGGTCGGCGACGAGGAGCATGGCGCTCGCCATCGCTGGTCTAGACATCTTTCGTCCCTTCGAGGAGCATCATGGCCCGCCCCTCCCAGCACCACCGCAACCGTCGCGTCGGGCTCGCCGCGGCCGCAGTCCTGAGCCTGGCGATCGTCCCGGTCGCCGCCGCCTCTCCCGCACTGGCCACACCCGGCAGTGCCGCCGCGTCCGCCGCGGCATCGGCGTCTTCGGCTTCATC
This window harbors:
- a CDS encoding glycosyl hydrolase family 18 protein, translated to MRASRSSVSNKRSSVSNKHRSALTAVLASAVIVAGASAAIGAGTAPHAAAQNTNTTGAAATSGGLKVAYYDQWSIYQNAYYLKNVDQTGASKLNYLIYDFENIDPANLTCFETTKATDPDPAGENDPNAGDGAEDQFADYQKSFDSSISVDGTSDVYNQPIAGNFHQLQELKKKNPNLKVLLSLGGWTYSKYFSDVAATSASRQKFVSSCINMFIKGNIPASGGYGGPGTAAGIFDGFDIDWEYPASTAGHLGNHESAADKANYTALLQEFRTELNAQGSADGKSYALSAALPSGQEKIAAGIETQNVGNILTFGDAMTYDMHGGWDATGPTNHQSPIYSDPNDPMSPIPPGNAKYNLDEAVKAYTVGDPAYGIPGGFPASKLTVGIPFYYRGWTGVSAGSSHGLFQPASAPAAGAADSGSVPGIQMYKELTGIVNNPADTFWDPVAEAAYFYDGTNFWSGEDPQSIQAKADYLHCNGLGGVMMFSMYDLDGAATLFNDAVNDVNGSAASCPTGPPPSTSSTSPSTPPTTSTTPTTPPSTTPTSPSSSSSSSAPGGVCGAAQWSASTAYNGGAVVSYNGHTWTAKWWTQGDVPGNNSQGVWTDNGACSGGTSTPPPPPPGSCSLPAWSSTNAYSGGAVVQYGSPAHKWTAKWWTQGDTPGSNSQGVWTDGGVCTS